gaaaggaaagaaaataacagCCAATTCTTTCTACAAAGTCAAATACAAgattaaagaatttaatattatcAAAGCAATCTTTATCTGTGTAACAGCTGATAAATGAGTTTGGTGTTTATATTACTATTTAAGATTCAAATGCTAATAGAaattgtgggaaaaaaaaatcttgcgaGTGTACCTACTCAAATAACATGAAATTCAGAAGTGTATTCAAATCTCATGGTAAAGATACTTAGATTATTGGTTGCGAACTATGAATTTCCTTTTCTGATCCACAATAACAAAACACAGCCATTAATTGAAGGATTCATCAACCTGAAAGATTCGAGCCATACGCATACTGGATTCATTTGATGATATATTGTTtagatttaatattatttggaTTTAGTTACACTTACCATAATTAGAGGCTATATTTTCAGTGAGTTTCCATCAATATAAATTCTGCATCTGAAGGGATATTTACGTGGTGACAACTATAGCAATTAGCATGGCCTATATATGTAAACAGAATTCAAATTGATGGGTCAAAAACAACACCAcgaaacaaattcaaaaagaaaaaaaatagcagagagagagggagagagccCGATGTTTTTCTCAGTCGTGTGGATGATAGAATGCCAAAGAATGGTAAACCAATCATGAAGAACCGGTCTTTAGGTAGTTTCCATGACTGGCTATagcaagtcatttggaagaacTAACCGATAGGTCCCGTGACCAAGGGTCAATGGTATAAGAACTGGGGTTTAAGCAAAACTTCGGGTGGTTTTTAGAGGGTTTTGCAatcagagagagaaagagaggagtttttttttaatacttttaagtaagagagagaaataaaattgGGTAGCGTTTTAAACATCAACGTTTTGTTGGTGAAAGGAAGATATGGGATAGAAAATGAGAGAAAGAAAGTGTCGTGTAAGGGACAAGACGATTgtgttcttctttttctttgatctttgcattttcttctaaattttcTCTCAGAATCTTCTTCCTCCTGCAAAGGGGAAAAAAGGGGTCGACTTTGAAccgaaaaaagaagagaattttGGCTGTTCAATAAGAGGTGAGTGACCATGTGGATTATTTTGTGGATTTTGTTTCACCAATTGTCTGAAAGTTTGGtgttttgaagagttttttccGGTGACACTgtgctttgttttgtttggttgatgTAAAATGGGATTTTGACGGAAAACTCGAAGCAAGAATGACTCCTACATGCATCCaagttttgaacttttttttcctctcattttcCTCTGTGTAATCTGAAACTTCAAGTGGGTTTATTTTCCTGCTCTGATTCATCCCCCCCCCCTGTTCTTTCATGGATTTTCGTTTCAATCGACAATTCtgttttcaacatattttcGATCTGAGATTTCTTGAGTGATTTATCGttactaaaatgttttttttttttgcttttcaaaaatacaGAATTTCTCCTTTTAACTTGAGAGGTGATGGTAAAGATTCAttttttaacaagtattttgGTTCTTAATGGTTGATCCTTGTTGAAGGTCTTAGATCCTCTGGATTCATCTGGTCTGAATAGCTTTCAATTCCTTCTTGAGTGTCTGAATTTCAGTTTTCTGGATTTTGTTACTTGGATCCTTTTTATCAGGGTTTTGTTGTGGTTttagtgtattttattttttaaaaaaattaatcatattccTCATCGAACAGTGAAAATTTTGATGTCCCGAATATGACATCAagtctcgatttttttttttgtcgtttTTATGTACAAATCTTGGTTTTAGTTTATTGATCCCTGAGAATTTGTCATGCCTTTTCCTTGTAACAattttcctcaatttttttcctggtttatccgggttttttttttttttttgtattttctgttTGTGGTTAGATCATGAGGATATGATTAGGTAATTTTTCCAAGTTTTGTGCTTGTGAGTGGTGGATTCTGTATGGATTGAGTTGGGTTGCAAGGGATAAGAGCCTAAAAATCATGATCAGATGCCAAAATTCTGATGCAAGTTTGCAATTCACAAATCCAGTGTTTATTCATACCAGGACAAAGAATTCTGATTATTGCAAACAGCACCTGTATGCAGTGACCCTTGTTTGTTGAGAATTTGCACGTTGATCTTATGTTTGATGCTGGTTTATAGGTTTCATTTTAAACTGTGTATCGTGCGATTTTCTGGTAGAGAGAACTTTTTTCatcatggcttttttttttcctcttctttttaaagtttaatttctgGTGTTGGGTTTGTAGCCATGGGTTTTTGGCTTTGTACCTAATTGTCAGTTTTACATTCTATTCATTGGATAAGTCATCTCTTGATGATCTCATTCATTTGTTGCCCAGGGTTTTATCGTTGGGGTTTGAAAGCTTGAGTGATTGGGCAAATTgtgcatttttgaaaatttgaaccACAAATGCTGTTACTCTGTACGTGATGTGTCCTTGGTATGATCTCTGAGTATGGTGTTGCAGAAGAGATTAGATTACGGATTCAATGGCTACCAGGTTCCTCACATTCCCCGAGCTACCAGATCAGCTAGGGTAACGTACTCTCTACTTTCTTGTGATGCCAGATGTTCCAATTATGTTTTTCCTTACCTTTTATTTTCCCTCTGTTGCCAAAACCcagtctttttttgttttgtttagagGAGGCGTTCCTTTAAGAAGAAACATGAAGAGAATCAGATGTGTGCATTTGACTTATTGGCCATTGTAGCTGGAAAGTTATTGCTTGATAAAGAAAGTGCTCCCAGTTCTAGTAATACATCAGCGGGCAAAGATCAGTGTGCAGTTGTTAATAGTGCTGTAAAATATGAATGGCAGGATGAAGAAAAACCTTTGAAAGTAGAAGCTTGTGATCAGGGAAGTGCTGCCAAGAATTTCTTTGTTTCTGATCTATCACAAGTTCATGGACAAGGTTGCAGTTCCAAAGAATCTCTTGTCACTCGGAATAACCTCAATTTAAGATTAGCTTCTGCACTAACAAAGTCAGACTGTGCAGGGAGGTCCAATGCTGAGAAGTTGAGAAATGACAAAAGCAAGAATGATATAGGTACTTTTGCCAGCAAAGTAGAGGGAGTTTCCTCTGAGTACAGAGAATTTGGTGACTGTAAATTAGAGGTTGAAACCAAAAGAGCAGTGAAAGACGAGCCTGGTAAGTCTGGGGTGGTGCTAAGCAGCACTGCAGCTAACATGTGCAGTTTAGAGGATCCTGTGGTTCTGGATGCAAAACCTCCTGCAGTGGCCAGTTTGGACAGTTGTGCCAAGGTGCCTCTGTGTAGGAACCATATTCCCAATAGTTCTTATCCCACAAATCAGGATGATGTAAATGTAGTTCGTAGAGATGATGACGATAACTCCTCTGGGTGCACTCACCCTATCACCAAAAAAAAGTTCTTTAGGCGAGCACCACGAATCGGAGATCGAAGAATCAGGAAAATTTTGGCTTCTAAATACTGGAAAGTAGCTCCAAAATTCAAGGATGCTACAGTTTCTAACTCTGGTAAGTAGTTTTACGTACCAGCTGATTTATGTTTCTTGTTTGCATTACAATCCAAGATaaattgtttgttgttttttaatgcaaatCTTCTGATGTGTCTAGATGGGGATTTGAAGCCTGTTTTCCACAAGAGGAAGAACTATTACAGACAACAAAGGTCTGAAAGGCTATATCCTTTCAAAAAAAGGAAGCACTATGCCTATAGTTCACCATCAAATGTTGATGGGGGATTAAGTTGCGAGTTTGTATCTGATTCACCTCGAAAGGGCAGCAATGGAGATGCTTCTGGTTCCTGTTCAAGGATGCATGGAGGTTACTTTACTTGATTTGTGTTCTGATATTTGCATTAGATTCTGGGATTTGTTGCCCTTTGTTAG
This genomic interval from Populus alba chromosome 1, ASM523922v2, whole genome shotgun sequence contains the following:
- the LOC118028026 gene encoding telomere repeat-binding protein 5 isoform X1; amino-acid sequence: MVLQKRLDYGFNGYQVPHIPRATRSARRRRSFKKKHEENQMCAFDLLAIVAGKLLLDKESAPSSSNTSAGKDQCAVVNSAVKYEWQDEEKPLKVEACDQGSAAKNFFVSDLSQVHGQGCSSKESLVTRNNLNLRLASALTKSDCAGRSNAEKLRNDKSKNDIGTFASKVEGVSSEYREFGDCKLEVETKRAVKDEPGKSGVVLSSTAANMCSLEDPVVLDAKPPAVASLDSCAKVPLCRNHIPNSSYPTNQDDVNVVRRDDDDNSSGCTHPITKKKFFRRAPRIGDRRIRKILASKYWKVAPKFKDATVSNSDGDLKPVFHKRKNYYRQQRSERLYPFKKRKHYAYSSPSNVDGGLSCEFVSDSPRKGSNGDASGSCSRMHGVTGASSSFVAQHTSFQPRDSHGMRTFNGGASSSFMGQRTSFQPRDCHVKLRIKSFRVPELLVEIPESSTVGLLKRTVMEAVTAILGGGLRVGVLLQGKKVRDDNKTLLQTGISHNNQLDSLGFCLEPNPSEAPPSLCPEDSPFLLQCDAPDPMSRCPPTAGVVCQGICTGSPEPHVNNLGNCIESDRDSASSPTDTSMDQSTNSKALVAVPAMKVEALAVVPAHQKSKQSEIVQRRIRRPFSVAEVEALVQAVEKLGTGRWRDVKLRAFDNAKHRTYVDLKDKWKTLVHTARISPQQRRGEPVPQELLDRVLTAHAYWSQQQANQQFKHQQAETCLLL
- the LOC118028026 gene encoding telomere repeat-binding protein 5 isoform X3: MVLQKRLDYGFNGYQVPHIPRATRSARRRRSFKKKHEENQMCAFDLLAIVAGKLLLDKESAPSSSNTSAGKDQCAVVNSAVKYEWQDEEKPLKVEACDQGSAAKNFFVSDLSQVHGQGCSSKESLVTRNNLNLRLASALTKSDCAGRSNAEKLRNDKSKNDIGTFASKVEGVSSEYREFGDCKLEVETKRAVKDEPGKSGVVLSSTAANMCSLEDPVVLDAKPPAVASLDSCAKVPLCRNHIPNSSYPTNQDDVNVVRRDDDDNSSGCTHPITKKKFFRRAPRIGDRRIRKILASKYWKVAPKFKDATVSNSDGDLKPVFHKRKNYYRQQRSERLYPFKKRKHYAYSSPSNVDGGLSCEFVSDSPRKGSNGDASGSCSRMHGVTGASSSFVAQHTSFQPRDSHGMRTFNGGASSSFMGQRTSFQPRDCHVKLRIKSFRVPELLVEIPESSTVGLLKRTVMEAVTAILGGGLRVGVLLQGKKVRDDNKTLLQTGISHNNQLDSLGFCLEPNPSEAPPSLCPEDSPFLLQCDAPDPMSRCPPTAGVVCQGICTGSPEPHVNNLGNCIESDRDSASSPTDTSMDQSTNSKALVAVPAMKVEALAVVPAHQKSKQSEIVQRRIRRPFSVAEVEALVQAVEKLGTGRWRDVKLRAFDNAKHRTYVDLKVGFIFSP
- the LOC118028026 gene encoding telomere repeat-binding protein 5 isoform X2, which gives rise to MCAFDLLAIVAGKLLLDKESAPSSSNTSAGKDQCAVVNSAVKYEWQDEEKPLKVEACDQGSAAKNFFVSDLSQVHGQGCSSKESLVTRNNLNLRLASALTKSDCAGRSNAEKLRNDKSKNDIGTFASKVEGVSSEYREFGDCKLEVETKRAVKDEPGKSGVVLSSTAANMCSLEDPVVLDAKPPAVASLDSCAKVPLCRNHIPNSSYPTNQDDVNVVRRDDDDNSSGCTHPITKKKFFRRAPRIGDRRIRKILASKYWKVAPKFKDATVSNSDGDLKPVFHKRKNYYRQQRSERLYPFKKRKHYAYSSPSNVDGGLSCEFVSDSPRKGSNGDASGSCSRMHGVTGASSSFVAQHTSFQPRDSHGMRTFNGGASSSFMGQRTSFQPRDCHVKLRIKSFRVPELLVEIPESSTVGLLKRTVMEAVTAILGGGLRVGVLLQGKKVRDDNKTLLQTGISHNNQLDSLGFCLEPNPSEAPPSLCPEDSPFLLQCDAPDPMSRCPPTAGVVCQGICTGSPEPHVNNLGNCIESDRDSASSPTDTSMDQSTNSKALVAVPAMKVEALAVVPAHQKSKQSEIVQRRIRRPFSVAEVEALVQAVEKLGTGRWRDVKLRAFDNAKHRTYVDLKDKWKTLVHTARISPQQRRGEPVPQELLDRVLTAHAYWSQQQANQQFKHQQAETCLLL